In one Pleomorphomonas sp. T1.2MG-36 genomic region, the following are encoded:
- a CDS encoding lipoprotein-releasing ABC transporter permease subunit — protein sequence MSEAKAGRPFAPFEWKLAGRYLRSRRKEAFISVIAGFSFVGIMLGVATLIIVMAVMNGFRGQLMDKILGINGHAVVQPIDSPLTDYASVADRLAGVDGVRVAMPFVEGQVLASGPSGAFGVLVRGVRSADLQKLPLVYNTVQIGSFDKFDDGIGIAIGQRLAESLGVTVGDKVTLVSPKGNVTALGTTPRVKAYPVSAIFKIGMSEYDSTFVFMPIAEAQKYFMMEDKVTAIDVFVNNPDDIGTIKEKLTIDAGRPVLITDWRQRNVTFFSALEVERNVMFMILTLIVLVAALNIVSGMTMLVKDKSHDIAILRTMGASRGSILRVFLITGSAIGVAGTIAGFGLGLLVCLNVEKIRQFVSWLTSTELFSPELYYLSQLPADMQMHETVSVLIMALVLSFVATIYPAWKAARLDPVDALRYE from the coding sequence ATGAGCGAGGCGAAAGCGGGGCGTCCCTTCGCCCCCTTCGAGTGGAAACTGGCCGGCCGCTATCTGAGGTCCCGTCGCAAGGAAGCGTTCATTTCGGTGATCGCCGGCTTTTCCTTCGTCGGCATCATGCTGGGCGTCGCCACACTGATCATCGTCATGGCGGTGATGAACGGCTTCCGCGGCCAGCTGATGGACAAGATCCTCGGCATCAACGGTCACGCCGTGGTCCAGCCGATCGATAGCCCGCTCACCGATTATGCATCCGTGGCCGATCGCCTTGCCGGCGTCGATGGCGTCCGGGTCGCCATGCCCTTCGTCGAAGGGCAAGTGCTGGCGTCCGGTCCGTCCGGCGCTTTCGGCGTGCTGGTTCGCGGCGTGCGCAGCGCCGATCTCCAGAAACTGCCACTGGTCTACAATACCGTGCAGATCGGCTCCTTCGACAAGTTCGACGACGGTATCGGCATCGCCATCGGTCAGCGGCTTGCCGAAAGCCTTGGCGTCACGGTCGGTGACAAGGTCACGCTGGTCAGCCCCAAGGGTAACGTTACCGCTCTCGGAACGACGCCGCGCGTCAAGGCCTATCCCGTCTCTGCCATCTTCAAGATCGGCATGAGCGAATACGACAGTACCTTCGTGTTCATGCCGATCGCCGAGGCGCAGAAGTACTTCATGATGGAGGACAAGGTCACCGCCATCGACGTCTTCGTCAACAATCCCGATGACATCGGAACCATCAAGGAAAAGCTGACGATCGATGCCGGACGGCCGGTGCTGATCACCGACTGGCGGCAACGCAACGTCACCTTCTTCTCGGCGCTGGAAGTCGAGCGCAACGTCATGTTCATGATCCTGACGCTGATCGTGCTGGTGGCGGCGCTCAACATCGTTTCCGGCATGACCATGCTGGTGAAGGACAAGAGCCACGACATCGCCATTCTGAGGACGATGGGCGCGAGCCGGGGCTCCATCCTGCGCGTCTTCCTGATCACCGGCTCGGCGATCGGCGTGGCCGGCACCATTGCCGGCTTCGGCCTCGGTCTCTTGGTCTGTCTCAACGTGGAAAAGATCCGGCAGTTCGTGTCCTGGCTGACCTCCACCGAGCTGTTCTCGCCGGAGCTCTACTATCTCAGCCAGTTGCCCGCCGACATGCAGATGCACGAGACGGTGAGCGTGCTGATCATGGCCCTCGTGCTGTCCTTCGTCGCCACCATCTATCCCGCCTGGAAGGCGGCTCGTCTCGATCCCGTCGATGCCCTGAGGTACGAGTGA
- the proS gene encoding proline--tRNA ligase → MRLSRYFLPILKEAPKEAEIVSHRLMLRAGMMRQQNAGIYSWLPLGLKVLKKIEAVVREEQDRSGAVEILMPSIQPADLWRESGRYDAYGKEMLRIIDRHEREMLYGPTAEEVVTDIFRTYVRSYRDLPLNLYNIQWKFRDEVRPRFGVMRGREFLMKDAYSFDVDQAGALRAYHKMFVAYLRTYKRLGLTAIPMRADTGPIGGKLSHEFIILASTGESAVFCDKDLLDLPVPGEDIDFDGDLSPVVDMFTSRYAATDEMHDEAAFAALPEERRVSARGIEVGHIFSFGTKYSEPMGAKVAMPDGSEQPVIMGSYGIGVSRLIGAIIEASHDDAGIIWPESVAPFGAGVISLRPDDAAVTAACEDAYAKLVAAGKDPLYDDTAARPGAKFASMDLIGLPWQIIIGPKGLADGVVELKRRATGDKELVSLESAIARVTEKA, encoded by the coding sequence ATGCGTCTCAGCCGGTATTTCCTGCCCATTCTCAAAGAGGCGCCCAAGGAGGCGGAGATCGTCTCGCATCGCCTGATGCTGCGTGCTGGCATGATGCGCCAGCAAAACGCCGGCATCTATTCCTGGCTGCCGCTCGGCCTGAAGGTGCTCAAGAAGATCGAAGCCGTCGTCAGGGAGGAACAGGACCGTTCCGGCGCCGTCGAAATCCTGATGCCGTCCATCCAGCCGGCCGATCTCTGGCGCGAAAGCGGCCGCTATGACGCCTACGGCAAGGAAATGCTGCGCATCATCGACCGCCATGAGCGCGAGATGCTGTACGGCCCGACCGCCGAGGAGGTCGTCACCGACATCTTCCGCACCTATGTGCGCTCCTATCGCGACCTGCCGCTCAACCTCTACAATATTCAGTGGAAGTTCCGCGACGAGGTGCGTCCGCGCTTCGGCGTGATGCGTGGCCGCGAGTTCCTGATGAAGGACGCCTATTCCTTCGACGTCGATCAGGCCGGTGCTTTGCGCGCCTACCACAAGATGTTCGTCGCCTATCTCAGGACCTACAAGCGCCTGGGCCTCACCGCCATCCCGATGCGCGCCGATACCGGCCCGATCGGCGGCAAGCTCAGCCATGAGTTCATCATTCTCGCCTCCACCGGCGAGAGCGCGGTGTTCTGCGACAAGGATCTGCTCGATCTTCCGGTTCCCGGCGAGGACATCGACTTCGATGGCGATCTGTCGCCGGTCGTCGACATGTTCACCAGCCGCTACGCCGCCACCGACGAAATGCACGACGAGGCCGCCTTCGCCGCTCTGCCGGAGGAACGGCGCGTGTCGGCGCGCGGTATCGAAGTCGGTCACATCTTCTCCTTCGGCACTAAGTATTCCGAGCCGATGGGTGCCAAGGTGGCCATGCCGGACGGCAGCGAGCAGCCCGTGATCATGGGCTCTTACGGCATCGGCGTGTCGCGTCTCATCGGCGCCATCATCGAGGCGAGCCACGACGACGCCGGCATCATCTGGCCGGAAAGCGTGGCGCCCTTCGGTGCCGGCGTGATCAGCCTGCGCCCCGACGACGCGGCCGTGACCGCCGCCTGTGAGGATGCCTACGCGAAGCTCGTCGCTGCCGGCAAGGATCCGCTCTACGACGACACCGCCGCCCGTCCGGGCGCCAAGTTCGCCTCCATGGATCTGATCGGCCTGCCGTGGCAGATCATCATCGGTCCGAAGGGGCTGGCCGACGGCGTCGTCGAGCTGAAGCGCCGCGCCACCGGCGACAAGGAACTGGTGTCGCTGGAGTCGGCGATCGCCCGCGTCACAGAAAAGGCCTGA
- a CDS encoding pirin family protein, whose product MSIPGKGGNDRIEEIILPNVRDLGGFKVRRALPSAQRRMVGPFIFFDQMGPVMFGAGEAEDVRPHPHIGLSTLTYLFDGEMIHRDSAGHKETIRAGEVNWMTAGNGIVHSERFPAAVHAAGGNLFGTQIWVALPKASEEIAPLFSHHDKAVLPVFSDTGMRMTLVAGEGFGVRSPVPVYSDLMYADVHLEAGTRFKVPPDHVERAAYVIHGGVGIEGQDGVFPPNQLVIFRPGAEVILVATEPTRLVLIGGEPFPEKRHIYWNFVSSSKERIEAAKADWRARRFPEIVGETEFIPLPPDPVGLRIKD is encoded by the coding sequence ATGAGCATTCCCGGAAAGGGCGGCAACGACCGCATCGAGGAGATCATTCTTCCGAACGTCCGCGATCTCGGCGGCTTCAAGGTGCGTCGCGCCCTGCCGTCGGCGCAGCGCCGCATGGTCGGGCCATTCATCTTCTTCGACCAGATGGGGCCGGTGATGTTTGGCGCCGGCGAGGCGGAGGACGTGCGGCCGCATCCGCACATCGGCCTGTCGACGCTGACCTACCTGTTCGACGGCGAAATGATCCATCGCGACAGCGCCGGTCACAAGGAGACGATCCGAGCCGGCGAGGTCAACTGGATGACGGCCGGAAACGGCATCGTCCACTCCGAACGTTTCCCCGCGGCCGTGCATGCCGCCGGAGGGAACCTGTTCGGCACCCAGATCTGGGTGGCGCTGCCCAAGGCAAGCGAGGAGATCGCCCCTCTCTTCAGCCATCATGACAAGGCCGTGCTTCCCGTATTCTCCGATACCGGCATGCGAATGACATTGGTGGCCGGCGAAGGCTTCGGGGTTCGCTCGCCGGTGCCGGTCTACTCGGACCTGATGTATGCCGATGTCCACCTCGAAGCCGGCACGCGCTTCAAGGTGCCGCCGGACCATGTCGAGCGGGCCGCCTACGTCATCCATGGCGGCGTCGGCATCGAAGGGCAGGATGGCGTGTTCCCGCCGAACCAGCTCGTCATCTTCCGCCCCGGCGCCGAGGTGATCCTGGTCGCGACGGAGCCGACGCGTCTCGTGCTGATCGGCGGCGAGCCCTTCCCGGAGAAGCGACACATCTACTGGAATTTCGTTTCCTCATCGAAGGAGCGCATCGAGGCCGCCAAGGCGGATTGGCGCGCCCGGCGCTTTCCGGAGATCGTCGGCGAGACGGAGTTCATCCCTCTCCCGCCCGACCCAGTGGGGCTGAGGATCAAGGACTGA
- the rpsI gene encoding 30S ribosomal protein S9, with the protein MAELSSLAELGTADVAPVAEAPVHVQKLDKFGRAYATGKRKNAIARVWVKPGSGKIVVNGKEFNAYFGRPVLQMIVQQPIYAAARDGQFDIIATVAGGGLSGQAGALRHGISKALTYYEPGLRGVLKKLGFLTRDSRVVERKKYGKRKARRSFQFSKR; encoded by the coding sequence ATGGCTGAGCTCTCCTCCCTCGCTGAACTCGGCACTGCCGACGTCGCCCCGGTGGCCGAAGCCCCGGTGCACGTCCAGAAGCTGGACAAGTTCGGCCGCGCCTATGCCACCGGCAAGCGCAAGAACGCCATCGCTCGCGTCTGGGTCAAGCCGGGTTCCGGCAAGATCGTTGTGAACGGTAAGGAGTTCAACGCTTACTTCGGTCGTCCGGTGCTCCAGATGATCGTCCAGCAGCCGATCTACGCCGCTGCTCGCGACGGCCAGTTCGACATCATCGCCACGGTTGCCGGCGGCGGCCTCTCCGGCCAGGCCGGTGCGCTGCGCCACGGCATCTCCAAGGCGCTGACCTACTACGAGCCGGGCCTGCGCGGCGTGCTCAAGAAGCTCGGCTTCCTGACCCGCGACAGCCGCGTCGTCGAGCGCAAGAAGTACGGCAAGCGCAAGGCTCGCCGCAGCTTCCAGTTCTCGAAGCGCTGA
- the rplM gene encoding 50S ribosomal protein L13, producing the protein MTTYTAKPANIEKKWVLIDAEGLVVGRLATVIAMRLRGKHKATYTPHMDDGDNVVVINADKVVLTGRKYTDKTYYWHTGYIGGIKERKARQILEGRFPERVLEKAVERMIPEGPLGRRQLSNLRVYAGAEHPHAAQQPEVLDVKSMNKMNTRP; encoded by the coding sequence ATGACGACCTATACGGCGAAGCCGGCGAACATCGAGAAGAAGTGGGTCTTGATTGACGCCGAAGGCCTCGTGGTCGGCCGCCTCGCGACTGTGATCGCGATGCGCCTCCGCGGCAAGCATAAGGCCACCTACACCCCGCACATGGACGACGGTGACAATGTCGTCGTCATCAATGCGGACAAGGTGGTGCTGACCGGCCGCAAGTACACCGACAAAACCTATTACTGGCACACCGGCTATATCGGCGGCATCAAGGAGCGCAAGGCGCGCCAGATCCTCGAAGGTCGCTTCCCCGAGCGCGTGCTCGAGAAGGCCGTTGAGCGCATGATTCCCGAGGGGCCGCTTGGCCGTCGCCAGCTTTCCAACCTCCGCGTCTACGCTGGTGCCGAGCATCCCCATGCCGCCCAGCAGCCGGAAGTCCTCGACGTCAAGTCGATGAACAAGATGAACACGAGGCCTTGA
- the fabD gene encoding ACP S-malonyltransferase, whose translation MTNAFVFPGQGSQAIGMGKALADHYAAARAVFEEVDDALGEKLSDIVFNGPEDQLTLTANTQPALMAVSLAALRALEAEGITIKQHAAFVAGHSLGEYSALAATGALSVTDAARLLRTRGNAMQKAVPVGEGAMAALLGLDFDAAVAVAKEAAQGDVCEAANDNAPGQVVVSGAKLAVIRAVDIAKSKGAKRAMLLNVSAPFHCRLMQPAAEAMAEALAAATINAPIVPIFANVTAVSTSDPEAIRKQLVAQVTGTVRWRESVSAMAGAGVDKFVEVGAGKVLSGLIRRIAPGEGVIDFGKPTDIADVKALLGLA comes from the coding sequence ATGACCAACGCCTTCGTGTTCCCCGGTCAGGGCAGTCAGGCCATCGGCATGGGCAAAGCCCTCGCCGATCATTACGCCGCCGCGCGGGCGGTGTTCGAAGAGGTGGACGACGCTCTCGGCGAGAAGTTGTCCGACATCGTCTTCAACGGTCCCGAGGATCAGCTGACGCTGACCGCCAACACCCAGCCGGCTCTGATGGCCGTCAGCCTTGCCGCGCTGCGCGCCCTGGAGGCCGAGGGCATCACCATCAAGCAGCACGCTGCCTTCGTGGCCGGTCACTCGCTCGGCGAGTATTCGGCCCTGGCTGCCACGGGCGCCTTGTCGGTGACCGACGCCGCCCGCCTGCTGCGGACGCGCGGCAACGCCATGCAGAAGGCCGTGCCGGTGGGCGAGGGCGCCATGGCTGCGCTGCTCGGGCTCGATTTCGATGCGGCCGTGGCCGTTGCCAAGGAAGCCGCCCAGGGCGACGTCTGCGAGGCGGCCAATGACAATGCTCCTGGCCAGGTGGTGGTGTCGGGTGCCAAGCTCGCGGTCATCCGTGCCGTCGATATCGCCAAGAGCAAGGGCGCCAAGCGGGCCATGCTTCTCAACGTCTCCGCTCCCTTCCATTGCCGCCTGATGCAGCCGGCGGCCGAGGCCATGGCCGAGGCGCTGGCCGCGGCGACCATCAACGCGCCGATCGTGCCGATCTTCGCCAACGTCACGGCCGTCTCGACATCCGACCCCGAGGCAATCCGCAAGCAGCTCGTCGCCCAGGTCACCGGTACCGTCCGCTGGCGCGAGAGCGTGTCGGCCATGGCCGGTGCCGGCGTCGACAAGTTCGTGGAAGTGGGGGCGGGCAAGGTGCTGTCCGGCCTCATTCGCCGCATCGCGCCCGGCGAGGGTGTGATCGATTTCGGCAAGCCCACGGATATTGCCGACGTCAAGGCGCTGCTCGGGCTCGCCTAA
- a CDS encoding DUF423 domain-containing protein, which translates to MFHQRLTGVFAGLAGAAGVATLAVGAHAVTGANLDVAGNVLLFHAAALLALANAVDRPLIRLSALLFVVGCLLFSGDLIFKAAMARSLFPMAAPSGGVALILGWLAVAAGALLPRRS; encoded by the coding sequence ATGTTTCATCAACGACTGACCGGAGTGTTCGCGGGCCTTGCCGGCGCGGCCGGCGTGGCGACGCTCGCCGTCGGCGCCCACGCCGTCACCGGCGCCAACCTGGACGTCGCCGGAAACGTCCTTCTGTTTCACGCCGCGGCGCTGCTGGCGCTCGCCAACGCCGTCGATCGACCGCTGATAAGGCTGTCGGCCCTGCTGTTCGTCGTTGGGTGCCTCCTGTTCTCGGGTGATCTGATCTTCAAGGCGGCGATGGCGAGGAGTCTGTTTCCAATGGCGGCGCCTTCGGGGGGCGTCGCGCTGATCCTCGGCTGGTTGGCGGTCGCCGCCGGGGCGTTGCTTCCGCGGCGGTCGTGA
- a CDS encoding TrmH family RNA methyltransferase: MIIPVTDPADPRLAPFMNVRDRDLRQTHGDAFIAEGESVLAVFLSKGARFRPEALLVAGNRIDTALAWAPPDDLPIYVTDQELMDRVVGFPIHRGLLGLGRRAPSPRLADLLASRPRVVVGLVGIANHDNMGGIFRNAAAFGSGAVVLDATSCDPLYRKAIRVSVGGVLNVPFTRLDTDTGVAAALGDLGYRVLALSPRGAMRLHEVPTDRPVALLLGTEGPGLPDAEMAHAETVRIDMAGGFDSLNVATTSGIALYELTRRMTERG, from the coding sequence ATGATCATTCCGGTCACCGATCCGGCCGACCCGCGTCTCGCCCCGTTCATGAACGTCCGCGATCGCGATCTTCGACAAACCCATGGCGACGCCTTCATCGCCGAGGGCGAAAGCGTGCTGGCGGTCTTTCTGTCGAAGGGGGCGCGCTTCCGGCCTGAGGCACTTCTGGTCGCCGGCAACCGGATCGACACCGCGTTGGCGTGGGCGCCGCCCGACGACCTGCCCATCTACGTTACCGACCAAGAGCTTATGGACAGGGTCGTCGGCTTCCCCATTCACCGGGGGCTTCTGGGTCTCGGCCGGCGCGCGCCCTCCCCACGCCTCGCAGATCTGCTGGCAAGCCGCCCGCGAGTCGTCGTCGGCCTTGTCGGCATCGCCAATCACGACAACATGGGCGGGATTTTTCGCAACGCCGCCGCCTTCGGATCGGGAGCGGTGGTGCTCGACGCGACCTCGTGCGACCCGCTTTATCGGAAAGCGATAAGGGTGTCGGTCGGTGGCGTACTGAACGTGCCGTTCACACGGCTCGATACGGACACAGGCGTCGCGGCGGCCTTGGGCGACCTTGGCTATCGGGTGCTCGCATTGTCGCCACGCGGGGCCATGCGGCTGCATGAGGTCCCAACCGACCGACCGGTAGCCCTGCTCCTCGGGACGGAGGGCCCTGGTCTGCCGGATGCCGAGATGGCCCACGCCGAAACGGTGCGTATCGACATGGCCGGCGGGTTCGACAGCCTCAACGTCGCGACCACGAGCGGCATCGCGCTCTACGAGCTGACGCGCAGGATGACGGAGAGAGGCTGA
- a CDS encoding SAM-dependent methyltransferase, translated as MVWAENILRGLLNKLVTRGSFEVELYNGTRWTFGDGSGKRVVARIADRGVASELIRDPEVRFGELYMDGRLDVVEGTLYELVELLLQHGVGMRQFTGRKLFLMARKIRHLLVGRNTLLRSRRNVVHHYDLNAAFYDLFLDSDRQYSCAYYAAPDMTLEEAQRAKCRHLAAKLLIDPGMSVLDIGSGWGGLGLYLAEAGKAGRVKGITLSDEQLAIARRRAADKGYDHVKFELEDYRNMRGSFDRIISVGMFEHVGPQNYDTFFRKTADLLADDGVFMLHTIGHTSTPGLTNGWITKYIFPGGHLPALSEVVTAVEKSGLMMADVEVLRHHYADTLREWRSRFTARRDKALALYDERFCRMWECYLALCEAAFRFLDVVVYQFQLTHRNDVVPITRDYIAKREAELFAREKALGEPTAARSWRDMATVITGG; from the coding sequence ATGGTCTGGGCGGAAAATATTCTCCGCGGCCTGCTGAACAAGCTGGTGACGCGGGGATCGTTTGAAGTTGAACTCTACAATGGAACACGCTGGACGTTCGGCGATGGCAGCGGCAAACGCGTCGTAGCCCGCATCGCCGACCGTGGGGTCGCCTCGGAGTTGATCCGCGATCCGGAAGTCCGGTTCGGTGAACTCTATATGGACGGCAGGCTCGATGTCGTCGAGGGTACGCTCTACGAGCTTGTCGAACTGCTGCTCCAGCATGGCGTCGGCATGCGCCAGTTCACCGGTCGGAAGCTGTTCCTGATGGCACGCAAGATCAGGCACTTGCTGGTCGGGCGCAACACGCTGCTGCGGTCGCGCCGCAACGTGGTCCATCATTACGACCTCAATGCCGCCTTCTACGATCTGTTCCTGGATTCGGACCGACAATACTCCTGCGCCTATTACGCCGCGCCGGACATGACGCTCGAGGAGGCGCAACGCGCCAAGTGCCGGCATCTGGCCGCCAAGCTCCTCATCGATCCTGGCATGAGCGTGCTCGATATCGGTTCCGGCTGGGGCGGGCTCGGGCTCTACCTCGCCGAAGCCGGCAAGGCTGGCCGCGTCAAGGGTATCACGCTGTCCGACGAGCAACTGGCCATCGCCAGAAGGCGAGCTGCGGACAAGGGCTACGACCACGTCAAGTTCGAGCTCGAAGACTATCGCAACATGCGCGGTAGCTTTGATCGCATCATCTCGGTCGGCATGTTCGAGCACGTCGGCCCTCAGAACTACGACACCTTTTTTCGCAAGACGGCCGACCTCCTAGCCGACGACGGCGTGTTCATGCTGCACACCATCGGCCATACCTCGACGCCGGGGCTCACCAACGGCTGGATCACCAAATACATCTTCCCCGGCGGTCACTTGCCCGCCTTGTCCGAAGTGGTGACCGCCGTCGAGAAGTCCGGGCTGATGATGGCGGACGTGGAAGTGCTGCGCCATCACTATGCCGACACGCTTCGCGAATGGCGTTCGCGTTTCACGGCTCGGCGCGACAAGGCGCTGGCCCTCTACGACGAGCGCTTCTGCCGGATGTGGGAATGCTATCTCGCGCTCTGCGAGGCGGCGTTCCGCTTCCTCGACGTGGTGGTCTACCAGTTCCAGCTTACTCATCGGAACGACGTGGTCCCGATCACCCGCGACTACATTGCCAAGCGGGAGGCCGAGCTGTTTGCCCGTGAGAAGGCCTTGGGCGAGCCGACGGCGGCACGCTCCTGGCGGGACATGGCCACAGTCATCACGGGGGGATAG
- a CDS encoding ABC-F family ATP-binding cassette domain-containing protein encodes MPASITLSGLSYSTPDGRLLFDNLNIAFGAERTGLVGRNGVGKSTLLRLVSAELSPRSGAVSVAGRVAVLRQIVAPPPDMTVADLFGVTDGLALIDRAEAGRASLAELAEADWTLPSRLEASLSRLGLGIRPDKPLAALSGGEMTRAALAALTFDEPDMLLLDEPTNNLDRDGRRAVIELLAGWRGGAVVVSHDRELLESMDAIVELTSLGASRYGGGWSAYRARKAIELAAARHDFDDAERRFAGERQSAQAQAEKQARRAGVGARKAARGDMPKIVAGGLERKAEETRAADARLAERRMAAAASAVDEARGKLEVLIPFSVSLPPSGLVADRLVLRLDGVSVGHGDRVLVRDLSLDIRGPERVAITGPNGSGKTTLLGAITGGLPPLSGTVDRRVDFAFLDQRVSLLDEAETIRDNYRRLDPGASEEACRACLARFRFRADAALRTVGSLSGGERLRAGLACVLGRARPPQLLVLDEPTNHLDVESIETVEAGLRAYDGSLLVVSHDEAFLEAIGIGRRVELASPDGTTRLA; translated from the coding sequence ATGCCCGCTTCCATCACGCTTTCCGGTCTCAGCTATTCTACGCCTGACGGCCGTCTTCTTTTCGACAATCTGAACATCGCCTTTGGCGCCGAGCGCACCGGCCTCGTCGGGCGCAATGGCGTGGGCAAGTCGACGCTTCTGCGCCTTGTCTCTGCCGAGCTGTCGCCGCGATCCGGTGCGGTGTCCGTCGCCGGCCGGGTGGCCGTGCTGCGCCAGATCGTGGCGCCGCCTCCGGACATGACCGTGGCCGATCTGTTCGGCGTGACGGACGGGCTGGCCCTGATCGATCGCGCCGAGGCGGGCAGGGCCAGCCTCGCGGAGCTGGCCGAGGCCGATTGGACGCTGCCGTCGCGTTTGGAGGCGTCGCTTTCGCGGCTGGGGCTCGGCATTCGGCCGGACAAGCCGCTCGCCGCGCTGTCGGGCGGCGAGATGACGCGGGCGGCCTTGGCGGCGCTCACGTTCGACGAGCCCGACATGTTGCTGCTCGACGAACCGACCAACAATCTCGACCGCGACGGGCGACGGGCTGTGATCGAGCTTCTCGCCGGCTGGCGCGGCGGCGCCGTGGTGGTCAGTCACGACCGCGAGTTGCTGGAGAGCATGGATGCCATTGTCGAGCTCACGTCGCTCGGCGCCAGCCGCTATGGCGGCGGCTGGAGCGCCTACCGGGCGCGCAAGGCCATAGAACTCGCCGCCGCCCGACATGACTTCGACGACGCCGAGAGGCGGTTCGCCGGCGAGAGGCAGTCGGCCCAGGCCCAGGCTGAAAAGCAGGCGCGACGGGCCGGGGTCGGGGCGCGAAAGGCGGCGAGGGGCGACATGCCCAAGATCGTCGCCGGCGGCCTCGAACGCAAAGCCGAGGAAACGCGTGCCGCCGACGCTAGGCTCGCCGAGCGCCGCATGGCCGCCGCCGCTTCGGCCGTCGACGAAGCTCGCGGCAAGCTGGAGGTTCTCATTCCCTTTTCGGTCAGCTTGCCGCCGTCCGGCCTCGTTGCCGACCGTCTGGTGCTGAGGCTGGACGGGGTTTCGGTCGGTCACGGCGACAGGGTGCTCGTCCGCGACCTGTCGCTGGACATCAGGGGGCCGGAGCGAGTCGCGATCACCGGACCGAACGGCTCCGGAAAGACCACGCTGCTGGGAGCGATCACCGGCGGCCTGCCACCGCTCTCGGGCACCGTCGATCGGCGCGTCGACTTCGCCTTTCTCGATCAGCGGGTCTCGCTTCTCGACGAAGCCGAAACGATCCGCGACAACTATCGCCGCCTCGATCCCGGCGCCAGCGAGGAAGCCTGCCGGGCGTGTCTCGCCAGGTTCAGGTTCCGAGCCGATGCCGCGCTTCGAACCGTCGGCAGCCTGTCGGGGGGAGAACGTCTGAGGGCAGGGCTCGCCTGCGTCCTCGGCCGTGCCCGCCCGCCGCAATTGCTCGTTCTCGACGAGCCGACCAACCATCTCGATGTCGAGTCGATCGAGACCGTGGAAGCGGGGCTTCGGGCCTATGACGGCTCACTTCTGGTTGTAAGCCACGACGAGGCCTTCCTGGAGGCCATTGGAATAGGCCGGCGCGTCGAGCTCGCGTCACCCGATGGAACGACGCGTCTCGCCTGA
- a CDS encoding LysR family transcriptional regulator, which translates to MDIDSISVFVEATRAGSLAGAARELGLVPMAASRRLAALEGELGVRLVHRTTRALALTAEGEAFLPYAEAMIEDATNARAAVRPSGPCVAGLLRVTASEPFGRKVVSAMLPAFLAANPDLRVDLLLTDTVVDIVAAGVDVAIRIAPLRDSSLVARRLADSPRHLYASPAYLKFAGTPSRLADLERHQCLLLSGATHWAFAAGDRTRRVRVTGRYASNSIEALHEACLRGLGLALLSEWNVAADVASGRLVPVPLEGAEPEALGIWAVYPSARLVPPKARLFVEALARQLDRGGE; encoded by the coding sequence ATGGACATTGATTCCATTTCCGTTTTCGTTGAGGCAACCCGGGCCGGCAGTTTGGCTGGCGCCGCCCGTGAACTGGGGCTGGTGCCAATGGCGGCGTCGCGCCGGCTCGCGGCCCTGGAGGGCGAGCTGGGCGTTCGCCTCGTTCACCGGACGACGAGGGCGCTGGCGCTGACGGCGGAGGGAGAAGCCTTTCTGCCCTATGCCGAGGCAATGATCGAGGATGCGACCAACGCCCGCGCCGCCGTCAGGCCGTCGGGGCCGTGCGTCGCCGGTCTCCTGCGCGTCACTGCGTCGGAACCGTTCGGGCGAAAGGTGGTGAGCGCCATGCTGCCGGCCTTTCTCGCCGCCAATCCCGATCTTCGCGTCGATCTGCTGCTCACCGACACTGTCGTCGACATCGTCGCGGCCGGTGTCGACGTCGCCATCCGCATCGCGCCTCTTCGCGATAGCTCGTTGGTCGCTCGCCGTCTCGCCGACAGCCCGCGCCACCTCTACGCTTCGCCGGCCTATCTCAAATTTGCCGGAACGCCGAGCCGGCTCGCCGACCTGGAACGGCATCAGTGCCTGCTGCTGTCCGGCGCCACGCACTGGGCCTTCGCCGCCGGAGACCGAACCCGGCGTGTGCGGGTGACCGGGCGCTATGCGAGCAACTCCATCGAGGCCCTCCACGAGGCGTGTCTCCGGGGACTTGGTCTCGCGTTGCTCTCGGAGTGGAACGTCGCCGCCGATGTTGCCTCCGGCCGCCTGGTGCCGGTTCCGCTCGAAGGCGCGGAGCCGGAGGCGCTTGGAATCTGGGCCGTCTATCCGTCCGCGCGGCTCGTGCCGCCCAAGGCGCGTCTGTTCGTCGAGGCACTGGCGCGACAACTCGATCGGGGCGGTGAATAG